Below is a window of Hydrogenimonas sp. DNA.
CTTTTATGAGGTGCACGAACTCGTCAAGCGCCATTCCGTGAGAGCTACCGGCTCCCGCCGCCGACTGTATCGACTCCTTCTCTATAGTGCCGTCCAGATCATTCGCACCGTACTCCTGGGCTATGAGGGCGAGGTTTATCGTTGCCGTCACCCAGTAGGCCTTCAGATTGGGGATATTGTCCAGCACTATACGGCTTATCGCCATCGTTTTGAGAATCTCCTGTCCCGTTGGAAAATCTGTCACCTTCAGATAGTTGTTCTCCCTCTGGTAAACAAGAGGTATGAAGCAGTTGAACCCTCCCGTTTCATCCTGGAGATCACGAAGCCTGAGCATATGGTCTATACGGTGGGCCCTGTTTTCAACATGACCGAAGAGCATCGTCGCATTCGACTTTCTACCTCTCTGGTGCCACTTTCTGTGGATGTCGAGCCACCCTTCGCTGTCGACCTTACCTTTGCAAATATAGCTTCGCACCTCTTCATCGAAAATCTCCGCACCTCCGCCGGGCATCGAATCTACACCGTTTTCGACCATCTTGTCGAGTATCTCGTCGTGAGTGATGCCGTACTCTTCGGCCAGAAAGTTGATTTCGGCCGCGGTGAGCGCTTTTATATGGATATCGGGAAGCTCCTCCCTGATGGCTCTGAACATTCCAAGATACCACTCGAGTCCGGCATCAGGATTGTGCGCGGAGACGATATGAACCTCTTTTGCGCCTCTTGCCCAGGAGTTTCTGGCGATCTCCACTATCTCCTCGATACTCATCGTATATGGGTTGGGATTCTTTCTGCCGGCACTGTAGGCGCAGAATTTGCATATATCTTTGCAGATGTTGGTGGGGTTTATGTGGCGGTTTATGTTGAAGTAGGTCTTTTTGCCGTGCAGCTTTTTTCTCTTCTCGTCTGCCAGCTCGGCCAGCGTAAAAAGATCCAGTTCATAAAGTTCCAGTGCCTCTTTCAGACCGATTCGCTGACCGCTTCGCACTTTTTCGACTACATCCATTCTGCTACCCCGGCGGAAAATTTTCGCTATTATACCCAAAAAGAAAAAGGTTCTCACGACGATGGATCTAAATATCGAGATAGAGTCTCTGCTTGAAAAAGACGCACCGGACTTTCAGATATCCAAACTTCTCAAACAGGCTGTAGGAGAGTATCTTCAAAACCTAGAAGAGATATTCAAAGAGACACAGGGGAAGGCCTTCCTGGTCCACCACACCCGCAAGATAGACAACTTCCTCTCCATTATCTACAAGGTTGTCCTGCGCAAGATGTTCAACGAGTTCCAGCCTATGAGGAACTCGGTGCCTATCGCGCTCGTTGCGCTGGGAAGCTACGGGCGTGAGCAGCTCTGCGTGCATAGCGATATAGATCTGATGATCGTCTACAAGGAGACACCCGGCTACAATATAAAAGAGATCATAGAGAAGATTCTCTACATCGCATGGGACGCCGGATTTCAACTCGGGCACAGGGTGCATGAGGTTTCGGAACTGCCGGATGTCGCGAAAACCGATATTACGATAAAGACGGCACTTATCGAGTCAAGGTTCATCATAGGATCAAACTTCATATGGATGCAGACGGAGCGTCAGCTCAGATATATCCGCCTTGACGATCCGAAAACCTATATTCTGGCGAAGCTGGCCGAAGCCGAGAGCAGACATGAAAAGTTCCCGATCTCCATGGAGCCCAATATAAAAGAGGGTATCGGGGGAATGCGCGATGCAAATCTCGTTTTCTGGATTGCAGCGGTACGTCACGGGGTCTTCAAGCTCAAAGAGCTGGTCGGAAGAGTTATAGACGAGAGTGACTATGCCGAATACCGGACCGCGCTGGAGTTCATTTTCCGCGTTCGTGCGGCATTGCACCTTAGCGCCGGAAAGAAGGAGGATACACTGCGTCTGGAGCACGTTCCGGGGGTCTCGACACTACTCGGACTGGACAGCAGGAGTCCGCAGAAGGCGCAAAAAGAGCTGGTCACACGTACATTCCACGCACTCGATACCATCAGGAAAAAGACCTCATACTGGAGAGGACTGCTGGCAAAACCATACCTTTACAACAGCGGCAATCTTGCGCTTCTAAGAAGCGAATTTATCGAGAGCGGTATCTTCAGATGCCAGGACACCCTCTATGCAAGAAGGGGAATGAAACCTAAAACCTTTCTATACTATCTGAAATTGATGCTAAAAGAGGCGCAGAACTTCCCCCTTGTCGCCGATGCCTCGTTCTGCCACCTGATAGATCTCACCGAAATACCCAAAACAAAGGGGAAACAGCTTATCGCCGCCATACGCCAGATATTCTACTCCCCATACAGTGCAAAGATAATCGAAACTCTCTACAGGAGCGGAAAACTTGCACAAACCGTAACCCCGATGAAACGTGTAATGTACCTCCCTCAGTTCGACGGATACCACCACTATCCGGTCGATATACATTCGATCAGGACGCTTGAAGAGCTGGATATGCTCTCTCACGAAACACTGAAGCCACTATTCGAAAGCCTCGATCGCGACTCCAAAGCTATGCTGAAACTGGTCGCACTGCTGCACGATGCCGGGAAAGGGCGCATCAGGGACCATCACGAAGTGGGAGCCGATCTATTCAAAGTGTATGCAAAAAAGCTGGGCTTTTCGGAAGATCTGATAAAAGAGGGGGTTCTTCTAATCAGGTATCACACCAGGATGACCAAAACCATTCATAACGAAGATATATACGACGAATCGACAATCTCGAGATTCGCGGCACCGCTCAACAGCCGAAAACTGCTCGATATGCTCTTCATTCTAACCTACTGCGATGTAAGGGCCGTCGGCGAGGGGGTTTACAACGCCTTCACCGACAGAATGCTGAAAACACTCTATTTCGAGGCATCCGAGATACTGGAAAAGCCGTACATCATAGATGAGACAGCAAAAAGATTGAGACGTGAACAGGCGTTAAAGAGAGCCGAAAGGTTCAAGGAGCTTCCGAAATCTTTTCAGAAGAAGATACTCTCGATAGAGTCGAACCTCTTTTTTATCAAACACAGCGTGAAAGAGATACTCGATATCACGGAGCAGGCGATAAAGGTAGAGGAGTATTCGATGAATATATCGGCTTCGGCCTCGGAAGCGCTTACGATAGAGATTTTCAGAAAAGTGCCGATAAACCTGGGGTATCTGCTCGGAAAACTGAGCCACCTGGAGCTTGTAGGAATGGAGATATTCAAACTCTTCGACGGTGTAAAATATTTCGTACTTGAGTTCAACGACACGATAGGACCGGATGAGCTTCCGACGGTGGAAGCGATAGTCCGCGACTCTTTCGATATGAGCAAGAGAATCAAACTGACAAAGCCCAGAATTCTCCCGAAAGAGATAAAGATAAACTGCGAACACTCGAAAAGCTACGCTACAATGCAGATCAAAACTTCCAATCAGCGCGGACTGATGGCCTATGTAGCCCACTACTTCGACAAACTTGGTATAGATATAGCTTCAGCCGTCATAACAACCAGAAAAGAGCGCGTCAACGATTTCTTCCTTATAGAAAAAAACGGAAAATTCTGCACGAACCAAGAGAAGATAATGAGAGAGCTTACGGAAGAGGAGAGGTAGAGCCTCTCCAAATTCTATCTCCGGAAACCGTGAGCTCCGGAGACACCTCTATCAGTGACCGCAGCCGCCGCCGTGTCCGCCGCCTGTGGAGCAGGCTGAGACGCCGGGAGGTGTAGTCGGCTGAATCGCTTCGTTGCTCACGCCCCCCTCTTCGTTTATCTGCTCTATCGTAGCCCAGAGATCTTCGGCCGCTTTCATGTAGCGCTTCGCCGTCTCGCTGTCGGGGTAGTGGTAGGTAATGGGCTTCCCTTCGTCGCCGCCTTCCCTTACCGCAGGCTCTATGGGAATCTGGGCCAGAAGTTTGCTGTCGTACTCGGCCGCTACTGCAGCGGCGGTACCGCGCCCGAAAATATCGCTCTCCGTACCGCAGCTCGGGCAGATGAACCCGCTCATGTTTTCGACCACACCGGCGATAGGTATGTTTAGTTTCTTGAACATGTCTAGACTTCTTCTCGAGTCGTCGAGAGAGACCTTCTGGGGAGTCGTAACGGTAATTCCGGCAGTGACCGGAACGCTTTGTGCGAGTGTGAGCTGCGCATCCCCGGTTCCGGGCGGCATGTCGATGACAAGTACGTCAAGATCGCTCCAGAGGATGTCGCGTAGAAACTGCTCTATCGCCTTCATAACCATAGCCCCTCTCCAGATGAGAGACTGCCCCTCTTCCATCAGTACACCCATACTCATAACCTCAACCCCGTAGGCGTTTATCGGCTTGACCTTGTTGCCGACAACTTCCGGGCGCATATCCTCTATACCCATCATACGCGGAACGTTGGGGCCGTAGATATCGGCATCGAGAAGCCCCACCTTTTTGCCCTCCATGGCAAGGGCGATAGCCAGGTTTACGGAAGTCGTAGATTTGCCGACACCCCCCTTTCCTGAACTGACCATAACGAAATTTTTAACCTGCGGAGCGATGTTTTTGCCGTGGCTGGATGTCTCTCTGGGCATTTTCGGCTGGATTATCATGGGTATGACCTCTGATGCTCCGGCCATCTCCAGCTTCGTCTTTATCTCATCTTCCAGCGCCTTTTTCACCTCCGGCGCACTCGATGTTATCTCTACCGTTACGGCGACTCGGCCGCCGTCTATCTCTATGCCTTTAACAAACCCGAAAGTTACGATATCTTTCGTAAACCCGGGATATGTAACGCTAGAGAGCACTTCTTTGACTTGTGATTCGGTCATCTACTTCTTCTCCTGAATATTGATTTGTGATGTTACGCAAAAATGGACATATATACGCTAACTCGCAGCCGTATCGAAGGCTGTCATATCTACATTGCCCTCGATGAGATCCTGGCTTATCTTGTAGCTGCAGAACTTCGGTCCGCACATGGAGCAGAACTCCGCCTCCTTGAAGACATCCTGGGGCAGTGTCTCGTCGTGATACTCCCTGGCTCTGTCGGGGTCGAGGGCCAGCTCGAACTGCCTGTTCCAGTCGAATGCGTACCGGGCGTCGCTCATCGCGTCATCTATGTCGCGGGCACCTTTTCTGCCTCTGGCGATATCGGCTGCATGGGCCGCGATCTTGTATGCGATTATACCCTCTCTTACGTCGTCCGCGTTGGGAAGGCCCAGGTGCTCTTTCGGCGTAACGTAGCAGAGCATGCTCGCACCGTGCCAGCCTCCCACCGCGGCACCTATTGCCGAACTTATATGGTCGTAACCAGCTGCGATATCCGTAACAAGAGGTCCCAGTATGTAGAAGGGTGCTTCATGGCAGTACTCCCTCTCGAGTTTCATATTGCGCTCGATCTGGTTCAAAGGCACATGCCCAGGCCCCTCTATCATCACCTGCACATCCTTCTCCCAGGCACGGAGAGTGAGCTCGCCCAGAACCTTCAGCTCACCGAGCTGCGCCTCGTCGCTGGCGTCATACAGACACCCCGGGCGCAGGCTGTCTCCGAGAGAGAGGGAGACATCGTACCTGCGGCATATGTCGAGTATATCATCATACGCCGTATAGAAAGGATTCTCCTTGTGGTAGTGCATCATCCATGCCGCCATAAGGCTTCCGCCTCGGCTCACTATTCCCATCTTTCTCTTCGCAATGAGAGGCATGGAGCGCAGAAGGAAGCCGGCGTGTATCGTAAAGTAGCTCACCCCCTGCTGTGCCTGACGCTCTATCACTTCAAGCATCGCATCGATCGTCAGATCCTCTATCCTGTTGTTGCAGTCGTGCAGAATCTGGTACATAGGTACGGTACCTATCGGAACATCCGCATGTTTTATCACTTCGCGGCGAATCATATCGAGGTCTCCGCCGGTCGAGAGGTCCATGATGGTATCGGCGCCGTATTTCTGGCACACTTTCACCTTTTCCACCTCTCCTGCGGCGTCGCTTGCGACTGCGGAAGAGCCGATATTGGCATTGATCTTGCACGTAGCGCCCATACCGATAGCCATAGGCTTGAGGTTGTGATGGTTTATGTTCGCCGGAATTATCATCCTGCCGCGCGCAACTTCGCTTCGCACGAATTCGGGATCGAGCTTCTCGACTTTCGCCACATACTCCATCTCCTCGGTAACGATACCCTGTTTGGCATAATACATCTGCGTTCTAACGCTGTCGTTTTCTCTTTTTTCTACCCACTCTTTTCTCATAAAAGTTCCTTCCTGCAGCCATTGAAAATCAAGTAACATCGTCTGCGACTGATCACCCAAAAATTATCACAAAAAAGATAAAAGCAAGCTTTTCTTGTGTATACTTTCGTAACACCAAAGCTGGTTTAGGAGAAAATTTGTCTGATTTAACGCTCATCCTTCTGGCGGCCGGCAGTGCTACACGTTTCCAAAGGGGTGTCAAGAAGCAGTGGCTGCGTATAGGATGCGACCCTTTGTGGCTCAAGGTGGCCCGCGGCTTTGAGGAGATGGACCTTTTCAAAAAGATCGTAGTCGCCTCCCATCCGGATGAGATCGCATATATGCGGCGTTTTGCGGACTACTACTTTACGGAAGGCGGATCTACCAGGCAGGAGTCGCTGAAAAGAGCCCTGGAAGAGGTCGAAACGGAATTGGTGCTTGTAAGCGACGTAGCGAGGGTCTGTGTTACGAAAGAGATATGTCTGAAACTTCTGGAGAAAATCGGCCCTGCAGACGCCGCTGTCCCTGCACTAAGGACGAACGATACAGTCTATTACGACGGCAAACCTGTAGACAGGGAGAAGCTGCTACGCATCCAAACCCCGCAACTGAGCCGCACCGATGCACTGCGATCGGCTCTTTCGAAAGAGGGCGAAACATATACGGACGAGAGCAGCGCAATTTTCCGTAACGGCGGAAAAGTTCTCTTCGTAGAGGGCGACGACTCGCTCCACAAGCTCACCTTTTCGGACGATATAGAACGCCTCCCCTGCCTGAAGGGTGAAGGGCCCGATACCGGCCTCAGTTTTACCGGCAGCGGGTATGACGTCCACGCTTTCGAAACCGGCAAGAAGATGATGCTCTGCGGCATACATATAGAGAGCGGCTTCGGCTTCAAGGCACACTCGGACGGCGACGTGGCGATACACGCACTGATAGACGCTCTTTTAGGTGCCGCCGGCATGGGTGACATAGGCGAACTCTTTCCCGATACGGATGCCGCATATGCGGGGGCCGATTCGGCCAAACTTCTCGAGAATGTGACACAAAAGATCCGTCACTGCGGTTTCGACATCGTTCATGCCGATCTGACGATAGCCGCCCAGACCCCGAAACTCTCCCCATACAAAAAAAAGATGGCCGAAAGAGTCGCCTCTCTGCTCGGCATACCGCCGGTCTTTGTCAACATAAAAGCGACCACGACCGAGGGGCTCGGTTTCGTGGGACGCAAAGAGGGTGTCGCCGTTTCGGCAACCGCCACACTGAAATTCAACGACTGGACAAAAAAATGAGAATATTGATCGTAGAAGATGAGATCTATCTTGCGCAGAGCATTGCGGGAAAGCTGGTCGACTTCGGTCACGAATGCGATATTTTCGCAACAGTCAACGACGCCCTGGCGCAGAGAAGATGCTATGACGTCATTCTGCTCTCGACAAACCTTTCCGGACAGGACTTCTACCCGATCATAAACAGGTTCAAAAACGAAATCATCCTCCTCATGGTCTCCTATATCAGCAACGACACCGTTACAGACCCGCTCAAATCGGGGGCTAAAGACTACATACAAAAGCCCTTCATGATCGAGGAGCTGATAAGGAAGATAAACCACTACCACGACTACAAAAGACTTCGGCAGGAGTGTGATCTCTACGAGGAGTATCTGGCCCACCAGATGAAAAATGTCCGGCTGCCCGATCAGATAAAGTGCAAGCTTCCGATCATGATAAAGACCAACTACCAGAAACTGGCCGACGCCTACGCCTTCGCACTGGCGAAAGAGCTGAAAAGACCTATGCGCTACCTGCCCCTGAGCGACTCTTCGTGGCTGGAGAAGCTCAACGGCATAGAGAGTGACTGCATCGTATATATGCCTGAGTTCCAGACACTAAAAAAGAGCGAGAGAAAAACCTTTCTGGCAGAGGTGGAGGGGAAGGATATCATAAGCTCCACGACGGAGAGCTTCGAAGAGGAGGGGCTCGACTCGATAGAGATGATAAGCGAACACAAAATTTTCGACCGTACCGAGATTTTGACCATAGATGACTATGTAAAGTTCATTATACATATATATCAGAGCAAGTTTCCCGATACCGAACTGAGTAAAAAGCTGGGAATCTCCCGAAAGTCACTCTGGGAGAAGAGAAAGAAGTACGGAATTTTCAAGAAAAAGTAGCGGGAGAGATACCGCAACATAACGACCGGCGGTCAAAGGAGATTTTTTGGGCAAAAAAGCTATATATATCGACAAAGAGGCGCTCTCAACACTTGCACTCGTGCAGGAGGGGCTGCTCAAGCCTGTCGACGGCCTGATGGACAGCAAAACGGCACAGGAGGTCAACCGCACCAAGCTCTACAGGGGCCACAGCTTCCCCTTTCCCTTCATTCTGGCACCGAAAGGGAGGCGCAACGAAGAGATACTGAAGTCTCTCAAACCCGGTGAACCGGTAGATCTGGTTGTAGACGGCAAGGTGGTGGGCCGGATCGAAACAGAAGAGGTGTTCGAGATAGACCCTCAGGCGAGGGTTCAGGAGATATACGGTACACAAAATGCCTCGCATCCGGGCGTTCAGGCCACCATGAAACGCCTGGGCCGTTACGCCATAAGCGGCAAATACCGCGTAGAGTACCCCGATCTGCGAAAAATAAAAGAGCAGATAGCCGTGGCGAAAAACAGGATCGGGGCAAAACAGACCAGTGCACTGATGATGGCGGCCAGACCGCTGCACAGGGCACACGAGAGGCTCATAAGAACTACACTCGACCGCTCCGATCTGGTGGTGATCTTCCTCTTCAAACCCTACAGGGAGGACAGTATACTTCCGTATGAGCTGCGCTACCGCTCGATGGAGTATTTCGTAAAGAACTATCTGCCCGCAAACAGGGTTATAATAGTCCCGCTTGAATATACATATATATTTGCAGGCTACAACGAAGTGATACTCGATGCTCTCGTAGCGCAGAACTACGGATGCGACGAACTTGTGATCGGCCAGAACCACGCCGGCCTCGGCTCATTCTACGACAAGAACCGTATTCAGTCGGTATTCGACCATATAAAAGGGTTCTCCATACAGATACACACCGCCCCGGAATACGCCTACTGCGACATCTGCCGCACACTCGTGAGCAGCCGCACCTGCCCGCACGGGGAGCACCACCACATCTCCTACCATGCCGACTCCATTCTGGAGCTTCTGAAAAAGGGGCTTCTGCCTCCCGCCGTACTCATCAGGAAAGAGCTTTCGGCGATGATTCTGGCACACCTCTTTCCGGGCCGCTTCGAAAATCTCGAAAAGATATACTACGACCTTATGCCCGGCTCCGGCCTCCTGGAGAACCAGAGCGAAGAGGACTTCTACATAAAGCTGATGAAGCTCTACCAGACAACATCTCTGAAGTGACGGGGGAAGATCTATGAACGGTTCGGAAAAACTCTTTCTTGCCGCCCTTGGAAGCGGACTTCTCCCGAAGGCTCCCGGAACATGGGGGAGTCTGGTCGGGCTGGCGACAGGTGCTTCGGTTCTGCATCTCCTGGGTGTCGAGACTCTCTTTCTGCTTACGATTCTGGTGACACTCTATGGGGTGAAGCAGATAGATATCTACGAAAAGAGAACCGGGATACACGACGATAAGCGTATCGTCATAGACGAGGTTGCGGGTATGTGGCTGGCTCTCTGTTTCAGCGGAGCATCTGCCGCCGCCCTTGTGTCGAGTTTTCTCTTTTTCAGGCTTTTCGACATCTGGAAACCCTCCGTTATCGGTAAAATCGACCGCGAAGCCCCGGGCGGCTGGGGCGTCATGGGAGACGACCTCGTTGCCGGAGCGGCCGCCGGGCTTGCAAGCGCTCTGGTTCTCACGGGGCTGCGACATCTCAACCTGCCGGTATAGAGCATGGCGCTTCCAGAGACTTTTATAGAGCGGTTCAGGGAGATCTACCCAGAAGACGCCGATGCGCTTTTGAAAACCTTCGAAACGAAAGAGCGTCTCTCTTTCCGCATAAACCCTATGAAAACTGATATCAAAAGTGCACTCGCCGAACTCGAAAAAGAGGGGACAAAGCCGGAGCCTGTAGAGTGGTACGAATACGCCTTCACCGTCGAGGCGGAGATGAAAGATGCTCTAAGCGGAAGCAAACTTTTCGAAACGGGTCAAATCTACATACAGAGCCTCTCTTCGATGCTCGCCCCTCTGGCCCTGGAGCCCCTTCCCGGCGAAACGGTTCTCGATCTTGCCGCGGCACCGGGCGGAAAGTCGCTGATGATAGCCGCCATGATGCAAAACCGCGGCTGGCTTTCGGTTGTGGAACCGGGCAGAGACCGCTTCTTCCGCCTAAAGAGCAACCTGGAGCGCGGAGGGGTGGAGATAGCTCACTTCTACATGACCGACGGCCGCAGCGTCGGAGCCAAATGCCCCGCTATGTTCGACCGTGTCCTGCTGGACGCACCCTGCACCACCGAAGCCAAATTCAGAAGTTCGGAACCCAAAAGCTATGCGTACTGGAGCGAACGCAAAATAAAAGAGATGTCAAAACTCCAGAACAGACTCATGATTTCGGCCGTAAAGAGCCTGAAGCCCGGTGGCACTCTCATTTATGCAACCTGCTCTTTCGAACCTGAAGAGAATGAAGCGGTCGTGCAGAAGGCTCTGAAAAAGTTTCCGAATCTGAAAATAGAGCCGATCGCCCTCCCCCTCGAAAACATCCGGCCCGGCCTCACCTCATGGAGAGACAAAAACTTCGACCCTTCGCTGGCACAATGTGTCAGAGTACTGCCGGAAGGGGCGATGGAGGGCTTCTTTCTGGCCAAACTGATTCTGCAAAATCGGTAACTACCTTTGCCGACCTTTTTGTAGAGCTTTCACAGTGTCCGTTTTTTTACAAATTATGTTACGGAAAAATTGAGCTAAGCTCAATATTTATCATAAACGACAATCCTCTGAATCCTAAAACCTGGAAAACAGGAAATGTGATTTCTTAGAAGTTATTATTCTTTTCAACATCTACCGCCTATTCAATACAATAAGTACCGATATTATTTGTTTATATTGACAATTAGTAGTTTTTTTTTATAAACTGTCGTATCACTGATATATAGTAAAGGTTGCGATATGTTTTCATCTGTCAGGCTTGTTCTCTCGGCCCTTATTTTGTCATCGTTTTCTGCAATATTTGCGGCAGATACAAATAGCTCCATAATCTCAATTTCAGGTATGAGAGTGACAGCAAATTGTGAATTGGTTGAGTCACAAAGGTATTTCGAGATATTTTTTTGGGCGAGCGGCTGCAAACTGCCGACCTACAAAGCACATATGGAATGGTTATTGTCATCTCCTCAGAATTACTCTTCACCGCCACCTTGTGAGCCGCCGGAAGAGCCTATTTTGTCAGAACTAGGTGAGCACCTGGATTCACCTGTTCCTGACGGATACGAACTTGTAGACGAAAACGTTACTCAAGTAGAACGCTTTAAATACAAGGCATATGGAGATGGTCAATTTGACACAATATACACAAATTTCCAAGAGCTTCATGGTTACTGCTACAGTCTTAGAGAAAAAGCATGGTGGAATGCCGACGTATATAGCGGCTTCATAACCAAAGAGTACTTTACAAGACTCTACAAAATTGTAAAATGCACCAAACCTGATAACCCTTTTCCGCTTCTTGCCGAAAACGAATATACTCTCTTTGAATGGAAGGAACCTGAAGATAGAAGCGGTGAATGTACGTCGGAACCGATCGACGGCAAGGTTCAGCAAGCTCTCTATTCCTGCAAAAAGCGCTTCAGATGCGTAAAAGAGATTCAACCGGAATGTCCTAGGGACGAACAGGTTGGTTCATATGTGGAACCGACAAACGGTATTCTTCATGAAGATATAGAGATTACCGGTACCGACTATACACTTCACTACTCAAGTAACCGCACAGATTCCAACGCGACTCTCTTTAAAAACTGGGACATTGATATCCATCACGCATATAAGAACGGCTATCTTCTTCTCGGCAGCGGTGAAAGGATAAATCTTGCTTCCGTGGGCTATGTGGATGAAGCCAACCGGACCGTAGTGCCCTACTCTTCACAAAAATTTATCTTCGACACCGACGGACGGCACATCGAAACCGTCGACACTCTTACAGGGAAGAGTATCTATCTCTTCAATTACGATGCCAACGGCACTCTAAGCTCGATCACCGACGCATATTCCGATACGACAACCTTCAGAAAAGATGGAAACGGCACAATCATAACGGCGCCAAACGGGCAGACAACAAGGGTCATCAAAGAGAGCACGGGCAATCTATCTTCAATAGTCTTCGAAGACGGATCCGCCTACCGGTTCATATATGACGGGAGCGGACGCCTTGTGGAAAAGATCGATCCGGAAGGAAACCGTTTCGAATACATTTACGGAGACGACGGCAGGATAGAAAAAACGGTAGATCCCGAAAACGCGTCTTGGCTCTTTTCTAGCAACCGGGACGCCGATGGTGTCGAAACCGTCGTCACAAGAGCCGCCGGTGATATCGTAAAATATATAGACAGATACCTTCAAAACGACAGTCTGACCAGTGAAACCGTCTATCCCGACGGGCACAGGTTCACCAGAAGCGTATCTTTGGACGGCAGCCGCATAGAGACCGGATCTTGCGGTATGCACAGGCTCTTTCTCTATGAGACCCGAAACGGCACTTTGCAAAAAGACCCCGTAACGGGCGCTCCTCTGCTCTCGCTCGAACGTATACAGACCCCTTCCGGTCTGCAAAAAGAGACTCTTTATGCGACCGAATACGGCAAGGATGCCAACGGCACCCTGACGAATATCAGAAAAACCGAGACAGTCAACGGCAAAAGCTACATATACGAAAGAGACCTTACGGAGCACAACGCAACCTTTACGACACCCGAAGGGAGAGTCACCAAACTCTTCTACACACAAGACGGCAGGCGCATAGAACGCATCGAAGCTTCGGGAACGACATACCCTCAGCTCTTTACATACGACGACAAGGGCCGTTTGATAAAACAGACGATGAGCTACAGAAGCTACGGCTACAGCTACGACGAGGCCGGCAACCTTTCCGAGACAATCGATCCGCTAGGCCGTGTCACGAGGTACACCTACGATCTTCTCGGCCGCGTCACATCCGTAGTTACCCCGCTGGGGAAAGAGGTGCGCTTTGCCTACACTCCAAACGGTAACATGAGGGTACTTACTACTCCCAAAGGTGCCGACCACGCCTTTGCATATAACGGCGTGAATCGTAAAATATCCTATAAGACCCCGATCGATGCAACGACCTCCTACCATTACGATCCGCAGCGAAGGCTGACCGAAATCGTGCGTCCTTCCGGAGAGAGCATCAAATACCTCTACAGCGGCGGCCGGCTCGATACCGTCAAAACAGCCGACGGAGATACAAAATATGAATACTCGTGCGGCAATCTCCCTTCGAAGATAAGCCGTTCGGATGAGACGGTCCGCTACGAGTATGACGGCACATTGATTACAAAGGTGATTTTCGAAGGCATACTCGACAAAGAGATTGCATATACCTACAACAACGACCTGCTTCCATCATCCATGGAGTATGCGGGCAAGAAGCAGGAGTACGAGTATGACAACGACGGACTCTTGAGCCGGGTGAATACTTTGGCGATAACAAGGGAGTTCAACTTCAGAGAAGTAACACACTACGAAGAGG
It encodes the following:
- a CDS encoding NOL1/NOP2/sun family protein, which translates into the protein MALPETFIERFREIYPEDADALLKTFETKERLSFRINPMKTDIKSALAELEKEGTKPEPVEWYEYAFTVEAEMKDALSGSKLFETGQIYIQSLSSMLAPLALEPLPGETVLDLAAAPGGKSLMIAAMMQNRGWLSVVEPGRDRFFRLKSNLERGGVEIAHFYMTDGRSVGAKCPAMFDRVLLDAPCTTEAKFRSSEPKSYAYWSERKIKEMSKLQNRLMISAVKSLKPGGTLIYATCSFEPEENEAVVQKALKKFPNLKIEPIALPLENIRPGLTSWRDKNFDPSLAQCVRVLPEGAMEGFFLAKLILQNR
- a CDS encoding Rhs family protein, with protein sequence MEPTNGILHEDIEITGTDYTLHYSSNRTDSNATLFKNWDIDIHHAYKNGYLLLGSGERINLASVGYVDEANRTVVPYSSQKFIFDTDGRHIETVDTLTGKSIYLFNYDANGTLSSITDAYSDTTTFRKDGNGTIITAPNGQTTRVIKESTGNLSSIVFEDGSAYRFIYDGSGRLVEKIDPEGNRFEYIYGDDGRIEKTVDPENASWLFSSNRDADGVETVVTRAAGDIVKYIDRYLQNDSLTSETVYPDGHRFTRSVSLDGSRIETGSCGMHRLFLYETRNGTLQKDPVTGAPLLSLERIQTPSGLQKETLYATEYGKDANGTLTNIRKTETVNGKSYIYERDLTEHNATFTTPEGRVTKLFYTQDGRRIERIEASGTTYPQLFTYDDKGRLIKQTMSYRSYGYSYDEAGNLSETIDPLGRVTRYTYDLLGRVTSVVTPLGKEVRFAYTPNGNMRVLTTPKGADHAFAYNGVNRKISYKTPIDATTSYHYDPQRRLTEIVRPSGESIKYLYSGGRLDTVKTADGDTKYEYSCGNLPSKISRSDETVRYEYDGTLITKVIFEGILDKEIAYTYNNDLLPSSMEYAGKKQEYEYDNDGLLSRVNTLAITREFNFREVTHYEEEGYSRYKMLNGFFEPAFSISDDYVYGLMRDKDGRIVIKIEYTNNRLYSIRYEYDRDGRLVKVYRNGTLSESYTYDADGNRIEATVNNKTYTAHSAPDDRLEVYGDNTYRYDEDGYLTEKNTPEGAVTYGYNILGALTEVKLPDGTDIHYLQNALNQRVAKEVNGTVTEKYLWRDLTTLLALYDGNGNLLQRYEYADERVPYAMTMNGKRYHLHYDHLGSLRTVTDENHNVVKEIVYDAYGNITEDTNESLKIPFGFAGGLQDRETGLVHFGFREYDPFTGRWTAKDPIGFGGGDVNLYGYVLNDPVNLVDPLGLWDPASEVSPYFTGAITDDAIELWNESRGNYGAISGPGLSGAGPFGPICGSGPGASWIPDITPNACLKHDICYEKCANSCGGESCKIQCDLNLWDDNPLYGSATYWFGGSVYFPLEKQCGCQ